The Labeo rohita strain BAU-BD-2019 chromosome 19, IGBB_LRoh.1.0, whole genome shotgun sequence genome window below encodes:
- the crabp2b gene encoding cellular retinoic acid-binding protein 2b: protein MESNTERTFADFSGSWKMKSSENFEELLKALGVNVFLRKIAVAAASKPAVEITQQGESLSIQTSTSVRTTHVSFTVGESFNEATVDGRPCTSFPKWETDRKITCEQTLQKGEGPETSWTRELTNDGQMILTMRAGDVVCTRVYERD from the exons ATGGAGTCGAACACGGAGCGAACGTTTGCTGACTTTTCCGGATCTTGGAAAATGAAAAGCTCTGAAAATTTCGAGGAACTTTTAAAAGCTCTCG GTGTCAATGTCTTTCTGAGGAAGATTGCAGTTGCAGCAGCTTCCAAACCGGCTGTTGAGATTACACAGCAGGGAGAAAGTCTCTCCATTCAGACCTCCACTAGCGTGCGGACCACTCATGTGTCCTTCACGGTGGGCGAGTCCTTCAACGAGGCTACGGTGGATGGACGCCCATGCACA AGTTTTCCAAAATGGGAGACAGACCGTAAAATCACTTGTGAGCAAACGCTGCAGAAGGGGGAGGGGCCTGAGACATCATGGACACGTGAACTGACCAATGATGGGCAGATGATTCtt ACCATGAGAGCCGGAGATGTTGTCTGCACCCGTGTGTATGAACGAGACTGA
- the mrps21 gene encoding 28S ribosomal protein S21, mitochondrial, with protein MANHLRFVARTVMVQNGNVDAAYGALSRVLSTDGIIESVKRRRYYEKPCRKRERKSYENCKRIYNTEMARKISFVSRAQRQDPWLGC; from the exons ATGGCGAACCACCTTCGCTTCGTCGCTCGGACTGTCATGGTCCAGAATGGCAATGTCGATGCGGCTTATGGCGCTCTGAGCAG GGTGCTGTCCACTGATGGAATCATTGAATCCGTGAAGCGTCGAAGATACTACGAGAAACCCTGTCGTaagcgagagagaaagagctaCGAGAACTGTAAGAGAATCTACAACACTGAGATGGCCAGAAAGATATCTTTCGTATCAAGGGCACAAAGACAAGATCCATGGCTTGGATGTTAA
- the ciarta gene encoding circadian associated repressor of transcription a, whose amino-acid sequence MLSPGSPSKWQAQDSLSSTPSLLYSESDQTEDESEVFSSESEAAGVVPGPKPCSLANESSQNSKSPPTFVNQRSGRAENGQTGCSSASPAYTGQTTTSSERIPTEGDLKFARKCAELHGYIRPLLELLKGLKTGRYDKGLSTFQQSVAIDRLRRIVGVLQKPNLGEKYMGTLLQLEMMLKVWFPQVRPQPRDDTSSLHSLPSRWNQDQLHIPVKKRRLSWSDSDSQGSSSSKRFQEDDRGPSPSDSSSWLSSSDTASSELEEDSPICTNQNTMTPQPKLFKNANLFVRQKTNSLNKTPVTATGRPPPLVIPPSVRDGSSLGMQDCSVSSTTPTSDPPADLVMSGNDAGEPVKGEGPKKQVNTLMLNT is encoded by the exons ATGCTGTCACCAGGAAGTCCTTCCAAATGGCAAGCGCAAGATTCCCTCTCCTCAACCCCCAGTCTCCTGTACAGCGAGAGTGACCAGACAGAGGACGAATCGGAGGTCTTCTCCTCTGAGAGTGAGGCTGCAGGAGTCGTGCCTGGTCCAAAGCCATGCTCCTTGGCCAATGAGAGCTCTCAGAATTCAAAATCACCTCCCACCTTTGTGAACCAGAGGAGCGGTAGAGCTGAAAATGGTCAAACTGGATGTTCCTCAGCATCTCCGGCCTACACCGGTCAAACTACAACTTCATCTGAAAGGATTCCCACAGAGGGCGACCTCAAGTTTGCACGCAAA TGTGCAGAGCTGCACGGGTACATCAGACCCCTGTTGGAGCTGTTGAAGGGGCTGAAAACAGGTCGATACGATAAAG gttTAAGCACTTTTCAACAGAGCGTTGCCATTGATAGACTGCGAAGGATTGTGGGAGTTCTACAAAAACCTAACCTTgg GGAGAAATATATGGGCACTCTTCTGCAGCTGGAGATGATGTTAAAGGTTTGGTTCCCTCAAGTGAGGCCTCAGCCTCGCGATGACACTTCTTCACTCCACAGCCTGCCTTCACGATGGAACCAAGACCAGTTACATATTCCCGTGAAG AAACGCAGATTAAGTTGGTCCGACTCTGACTCGCAAGGATCTTCAAGCAGCAAACGCTTTCAAGAGGACGATCGAGGCCCGAGCCCCAGCGATAGCAGCTCGTGGCTCAGCAGCTCCGATACCGCATCTAGCGAACTTGAAGAAGACAGTCCGATTTGTACGAATCAAAATACTATGACACCTCAACCCAAACTCTTTAAAAATGCCAATCTTTTTGTCAGGCAAAAGACAAACTCATTAAACAAAACCCCTGTGACGGCAACAGGGAGACCTCCTCCGCTTGTAATACCACCGTCGGTCAGAGATGGCAGCAGCTTGGGCATGCAGGACTGTTCGGTGTCCTCCACTA